From the Lolium rigidum isolate FL_2022 chromosome 2, APGP_CSIRO_Lrig_0.1, whole genome shotgun sequence genome, one window contains:
- the LOC124689883 gene encoding uncharacterized protein LOC124689883 — protein MGECDECCDNCGCRWKDVWRLLLCLAVLIIVALIVVLVVAFAFVRQVVVTVDDASLSRLALVSTPTTAFAYNLTLTLAVRNPNWAMSFKNTEPLEATYSFDGQPFDRVRLAGEGDTHGAKKTVLYRITSGSDSAFVELGNAGVAEFKKENATGVFEVEVVVSGEVKYTARLSKCKIEAKCPLKLQLLLSGETVVFQQVKCKLAKADKNC, from the coding sequence ATGGGGGAATGCGACGAATGCTGCGACAACTGCGGCTGCAGGTGGAAGGACGTCTGGCGGCTCCTCCTCTGCCTTGCCGTTCTCATCATAGTCgcgctcatcgtcgtcctcgtcgtcgccttcgCCTTCGTCCGCCAGGTCGTCGTCACCGTGGACGACGCCTCCCTCTCCCGGCTCGCGCTCGTCAGCACGCCGACAACGGCGTTCGCGTACAACCTGACGCTCACGCTCGCCGTCCGCAACCCGAACTGGGCGATGAGCTTCAAGAACACGGAGCCACTGGAGGCCACCTACTCCTTCGACGGCCAGCCGTTCGACCGCGTCAGGCTTGCCGGCGAGGGCGACACGCACGGAGCCAAGAAGACGGTGCTGTACCGGATCACGTCGGGATCCGACAGCGCCTTCGTGGAGCTGGGAAACGCTGGCGTGGCCGAGTTCAAGAAGGAGAACGCGACGGGGGTGTTCGAGGTGGAGGTGGTCGTGTCTGGTGAGGTCAAATACACCGCCCGTCTGAGCAAGTGCAAGATCGAGGCCAAATGCCCGCTCAAGCTACAGCTCCTGTTGTCCGGGGAGACGGTCGTGTTCCAGCAGGTCAAATGCAAGCTCGCAAAGGCGGACAAGAACTGCTAG
- the LOC124689884 gene encoding 60S acidic ribosomal protein P2-2-like: MKLVAAYLLANMAGNPSPTKDDVRKILDSVGAEVEEDKLELLFKEVEGKSVAELIAAGNEKFAYAPSGAGAGVDSAPTAAASGGGAAAEKKKEEKAEEKIEEEEDDNMFSLFDD; this comes from the coding sequence ATGAAGCTCGTGGCAGCGTACCTGCTGGCCAACATGGCCGGGAACCCGAGCCCGACCAAGGACGACGTCCGAAAGATCCTTGACTCCGTCGgcgccgaggtggaggaggacaaGCTGGAGCTGCTGTTCAAGGAGGTGGAGGGCAAGAGCGTTGCCGAGCTTATCGCTGCCGGCAACGAAAAGTTCGCCTACGCGCCgtccggtgccggtgctggcgtGGACTCGGCCCCCACCGCCGCGGCATCCGGAGGCGGCGCTGctgccgagaagaagaaggaagagaagGCCGAGGAGAAgatagaggaagaggaggatgacaacATGTTTAGCCTCTTCGACGACTAA